The Streptomyces sp. M92 nucleotide sequence CCGCTGGGACAGGCGGTCGCCGATCTGCTCGTCACCGCCGCCGGCATGGTGCCCTTCCTGCTGGCCGGGCTGGCCGTGGGCTGGCGGATGGAGGGCAGCGCGCTCGGCGCGGCGGGCGCCGTGGGGCTGTTGCTGCTGTTCCGGTTCGCGACGACGTGGATCGGCGTCTTCCTGGGCCTGCTCACCCGCGACGAGGAGGCCGCCGGCCAACTGGGCGGCGCGACCTTCATCCTGCCGCTGCTGTCCAACGCGTACATTCCGGCCGAGGGCCTGCCGGGCTGGCTGCGCACGGTCGCCGAGTGGAATCCGATCAGCGCCGTGACCACGGCGTTGCGGGACCTGTTCGGCAACGCGCCGGTGCCGGAGGGGGCCGCCTGGCCGGTGGCCCATCCCGTCGCCGGGTCGCTGGCCTGGTGCGCGGTCCTGCTGGCGGTGTTCGTCCCGCTCGCCGTACGCCGCTACGCGCGCGGGGAGGGCTGAGCGGGCCGGTGGGCGTCGTCACCGCCGGGCGGGGACACGGCGGGACGGGCGTGCGGGAGCGGCCGGCGTGGGGACGCCGCGGAAACGCTGACGTACGGAGGAGACGAACGTACGGACGGGCGTGACGAAGAGGAGCCGGACGTACGGGTGGCACCCGCGCCGGGGTCACACCGAGGGGCCGCTGCGTGCCGTGGGGATGACGGGCGTGTGCGCGGCGCCGCGCCGGGACGGTGTGACCGCCGGAGCGCGGGGCCTCAGCTGCCGCCGAACAGCGAACGGCGCAGTCGGCGCAGTGGCGCGAACAGCGAGACCCGGCGCACCCTGGCGCCGCGGTTGCTGCGCTTGTGCGCGGGCTCACGCGCGGTCAGCTCACGCATCAGCGACGTCGCCTCCACCGTCTCCCGCTGCGGGAGGGCAGGCCCTCCGAGCACCGCGAGATGGCGGTCGAGGCGCGAGCTGGTCGCGCTGCTGCCGCAGGTGATCGCAGGGACCCTGGCCCTGCTGCGCACTGTTATCTGATCCATGTCACTCCCCACCCGTACGAGTCCACCCGGCCCGGGCAGGGTAACCCTATCGCCCCGGTACGGCATGCGTGTATCGCGGTCACAGGATTCACCTTCCCCGTAAGGGGGTTGACGATTACTCTCCGAATCCGACAGATTCCAGGGTGAGTTGGGCGACCGGCCTGCTCGTCGGCCGGTCCGAGCCCCCGCCGGGTTCGACGGTCACCGCGAGTGATGTGGCCGACCGGTCCAGGCCGGAGGCGACCAGGGGCGTGTCGTCGTCGGGGAGCCCCAGGGAGCGCGGCTGTGCGCCGGGGCGCACGAGCCAGAGCTGGTGCACGCGGCCACCGGACGGCTCGCCGTATCCGCTCAGGGTGACGACCGCGCGCCCCTCGGATGCGGAAGCCACCACTCCGACACTGCGCCCGCGGTCGTCCTCCCCGCCGGTCGCGCGGGCGTCCGGAGCGGCGAGAACGTGGGCGATCTCACGTGCCCGGTCCCGCGCGGTGTCCAGTTCGCCCCGCGTCCGGTCCGCCTGCACGGCGAAGAGCGCGGCGACCACGAGCGCCGCGGCGGCCGTCACCGTGGCGAAGGGCACCGACAGGGGACGCGGCCGGGGCGGACGGGAACGCTCCGGCGCCGACCCGCCTCCCCGGACGTGGGACGGCGGCCGGCGGACGGGCCCGCGTCCGGGCGCGGGCTCCTGCGCGGTGGTGCGTACGGCGGCCAGGACGCGGTCGCGCAGGGCGGCCGGGGCCGGTACGGCCGTGGACCAGGCCAGCCGGACGGCGTCCTCGGACAACGCCCTGACCTCGGCGGCGCAGCGGTCGCAGGCCTCCAGGTGCCTCTCGAACCGGACCCGTTCGGCGCCTTCCAGGGCGTCCAGGGCGTAGGGGGCGGCGAGCGAGTGGAGGCCGCCGCGGCGCGGCCGCCGGCCGAAGCGGTTCATGCGGCACCCCCCAGGCAGTCGCGCAGGCGGCCCAGTCCGTCTCTCATCCGGGTCTTCACCGTGCCCAGGGGCAGGGAGAGGCGCTCGGCGACCTCCCGGTAGGTGTAGCCGTCGTAGTAGGCGAGGGTGACGGACTGGCGCTGGAGGGCGGTCAGGCGGTCCAGGCAGCGGCGTACCCACTCGCGTTCGAGGCCCGCCTCGACCTCCTCCGCGACCTGGTCGAAGGCGGGGTGGTGGGCGCGCCGGGCCTCGCGCCGCTCGCGTTCGCCGGCCGCGCGGGCGCTGCGCACCCGGTCGACGGCGCGGCGGTGGGCGACGGTGAGGATCCAGGACAGGGCGCTCCCCCGGCGCGGGTCGAACCGCGCGGCGGACCGCCACAGTTCCAGCAGCACCTCCTGCGCCACCTCCTCGGACTGGGCGGGGTCGCGCACCACGCGCCGTACGAGTCCGAACACCGGGCCGGAGACCAGCCCGTACAGGTCCTCGAAGGCCTTCTGGTCGCCGTCCGCCACGAGCGTCAGCAGCTCGTCCGCCTCCACCGGCGTCCCCCTCTCCGCGGGCCGCACCGGCCCGTCGACGTCACCGCCGGGCGCGCGACGGCGCGCCCTCCGGCTGGAGTTACGGATCGGCGGGCCGAAAACGCGGGTCGGCCGCGCACTCGGAGCGGTACGTCCTCGTCCTCGGGACCGGATCGGTGTTCAGGGGACCGCATCGACCCTCGACTGAGCTACTTTTGGGGTGAATACGGGAGAACGACGGGCCCGTTCCCGGAATGTCCGCGCGAGACTTCGAGGGGGCGCCGGTGTCCCAGGAACCCGGCAGTGAGCGCGTGATCGCCGGTCGCTACCGCCTCCTGTCCCCCCTCGGCGAGGGCGGGATGGGCACGGTGTGGCGCGCCCGCGACGAGGTGCTGCACCGCGAGGTCGCCGTCAAGGAGGTGCGGGCCCCGGCCGGGCTGCCGGAGTCCGACGTGCGGCGGATGTACGCCCGGCTGGAGCGGGAGGCGTGGGCCGCCGCCCGGGTGGCCCACCACAACGTGGTCACGGTGTACGACGTGGCCACCGACGGCGGCCGTCCCTGGATCGTGATGGAGCTGGTGCGCGGGCTGTCCCTGGCCGACCGGCTGGAGGCCCAGGGCCCGCTGGAGCCGCACCGCGCGGCGGCCGTCGGGGCCGAGGTGCTGGCCGCGCTGCGGACCGCGCACGCGGCGGGGGTGCTGCACCGGGACGTGAAGCCGGCCAACGTGCTGCTGGCGAACGACGGCCGGGTGGTGCTCACCGACTTCGGGATCGCCATGGTCGAGGGCAGCTCCGCGCTGACCATGACCGGCGAGGTCGTCGGCTCGCCCGAGTTCCTGGCACCCGAACGGGCCCTGGGGCGCACGCCCGGCCCGGAGTCCGACCTCTGGTCACTGGGCGTGCTGCTGTACGCGGCGGTCGAGGGCGCCTCGCCGTTCCGCCAGGACACCCCGCTGAGCACCCTGCGGGCCGTCGTCGACGAGGAGTTGCCGCCGCCGCACCGGGCCGGTCCGCTCACGCCCGTCATCGAGGGCCTGCTGCGCAAGGACCCGGCCGAGCGGCTCCCCGCCGAACGGGCCGAACGGGACCTGCGGACGGTGGCCGCCGGAGGCGCCGTCGGCGGGGCGGGCGACACCCGGACGGGCGCGGTGCCGGCCGGCGCGTACGCCCCGACGGTCGCGGCCTTCCCGGAACCGGGGGCGGCGTCGACCCCCCGGGCGCCCCTGCCTTCGACGACGCCGGACACGGCGGGGACCGCGCCCGCCGGGCCGGGCGGCCGGGACCGGCGGGCGCGGGCCGTGCTGGTCCTGGGGCTGGCCGTGCTGGTGCTGGCACTGGCCGGACTGACGTACGCGCTGCTCGACCGGTCCGGCGGCGGTGGCGGAACCGAGGGGTCGGGCGGGAGCCCGGGACCGGGGGCGAGCACGCTCGCGCCGAGCCCGGCCGAGAGCGGTACGGAGCCGACTGCGCCGGCCTCCTCCGCGAGTCACAGCCGGCGCAGCAGTCCGCCGCCCCAGTCGGTGCGGGTGTCCGTGGCCGGCGCGCACACCGAGTACGAGGGGAGCTGTCCGCCGCCGCACGACCGGGCGCCCGCCTTCACGGCGACGTTCACGGTGGAGCGGCTGCCCGCACAGGTGGGCTACCGCTGGGTGACCGAGGACGGGTCGGTCTCCGATCCCGGCTGGCGGACGCTGTCGTTCCCGGCGGGCGGTGAACGCTCGCGGCAGGACACGGTCGTCGTGACGACGGACGGGGCGAGCGGCGCGTTCGAGGGCGCGGTCCGGGTGGAGGTGCGGGAACCGGTGGAGGCGACGTCGAACGCGGTGGCGTTCTCCGTGACGTGCGCGGCGGAGACGGAGCCCGGGACGGAGACCCCGACGGGCGGGGCCTCCCCCTCTTCCTCTTCCTCCTCTTCTCCGTCTGCTTCCGCTCGGGGCGGCCCGTGAGGGGCCGCCGGATCAGGCGGCGCCGTTGAGGACCGGCAGGTAGCCGCCGGACTGACCGGCCGCGGTCGGGTGGTAGGACTCGCCGATGTTGAGCCAGTTCACGCTGTGCAGCCAGGAGCTGCCGGAGCAGATCTCGTGGCCGGTGAAGGTGGGCCGTACGTCGCCGAAGGTGAAGCCGTGGTCGGCGGCACGCTTGGCGATCGCGGTGTTGAGGTGGTCCGCGGCGTCGTTGATCGCCTTCCGCTTGGTCTCGGAGAGGCCGATGCAGGAGGTGCCGAGCCGGTAGAAGCGCGGGTAGCCGATGACGACCACGTGGGCGTTGGGGGCCCGGTCGCGGATCGCGGAGTAGACGTTGTCGAGGTTGCCGGGGAGCGTCGAGTCGACGTACGCCTTCGCGGTGGCGATCCGGGACAGGCAGGAGCTGTCGGACTGGAGGACGCAGGCCGTCATGACGTCACCGAAGCCGGCGTCGTTGCCGCCGACGCTGATCGAGACCAGGCCGGTGGTGGTGCTGAGCGGGCCGAGCTGTCCGGCGAGGACATCACCCGTTCGGGCGCCGGAGCAGGCGGTGAAGTCGAAGCTGGAGGGTGTGTTGGCGGCCGCCCAGAGGTAGGGGTGGGCCTTGGTGCTGCGCTTGCAGTCGCCGCTGGAGCCGATGTAGCTGCCCGCTCCCACACCGGAGGCGTAGGAGTCGCCGAGCGCCACATAGCCCTCGGCGGCGGCGTGTTGGGCGGCCTCGGCGGTCGCGGCCCCGGTGAGGGCGGTACCGGCGGCGAGGAGGAGTGAACTCAGGATGCCGACAAGTCGGGAACGTCTCATGGAACCTCCTTTAGCAGGGTCTCTGCCGTCAACCGTGGTAGCAGCTACGCGTGTTGACAGGAAGTGTCCATGCCAAAAAATGGCTGACGGTCGTTCAAAATCGGACGAGAACCGGCGGGAACACCAGTGCCGTCTTGACGGCCTCCCGAGAGCTGGGTCACATTGAGGCCCGGCATCTTGGGCTTCGGGGGGCAAAGCGGAACGGTCAGGGAGACCCGGGCCGCGGGAAAACGCCCCGCAAGAAGAACGGATGACGGCAAACCAACAAAAACGTGAGACCTGGTTCCAGGTCTTGCCATACGGGTTCAATCGTCAATACCGTCATACATCTCCCGCGTCGGTACGTCGGCAAGCGGCTCAGGGGAGGGCTCGAGGCCGCGGCGGACCGGGGCGGGACGCGCGGTAGGGGGGTGCCGTGCTCGGTGACCGCACCGGTGACCGGGCCGTGCCGCGCGGTCGGCCGTCGTTTTTCTCGCGGCGCCGACAGGCTTTGCCAGCTCACCTGGCACGCACGGAGATCCGTCCCGTCGCGCCGTGGGTGAGAACCCCCCTTTCGAACCGGATACAGAGCCGGACCGCCCCTGGGGCGGGCGGTCCGCCGGACGAGAGGGACCAGACTCATGAGCTCAGTTCTGCAGCCGGCGTCGACGGGCAACGACCCGTCGTCCGACCCGTCTCCCGCCGAGAAGTACCGGCCCGTCTCCTCGCACCTGGCGATAGCGCCGCCGGTGAGCGTCGTGATACCCGCGATGAACGAGGCGGAGAACCTTCCCTACGTCTTCAAGACGCTGCCCGACTGGATCCACGAGGTGGTCCTCGTGGACGGCAACTCCACCGACGACACCGTGCGGGTCGCCCGGGAGCTGTGGCCGGACGTCAAGGTGGTCGAGCAGCGCGGCAAGGGCAAGGGGGACGCGCTGATCACCGGCTTCGAGGCGTGCACCGGCGACATCATCGTGATGGTCGACGCCGACGGCTCGGCCGACGGCCAGGAGATCGTGTCGTACGTCTCCGCGCTGGTCTCCGGCGCCGACTTCGCCAAGGGCTCCCGCTTCGCCAACGGTGGCGGCACCGACGACATGACCTTCATCCGCAAGCTCGGCAACCGCGCCCTGTGCGCGGTCGTCAACCGGAAGTTCGGCGCCCGCTACACCGACCTCTGCTACGGCTACAACGCGTTCTGGCGGCACTGCCTGGACAAGATCGACCTCGACTGCACCGGCTTCGAGGTGGAGACCCTGATGAACATCCGGGTCGTCAAGGCGGGGCTCAAGGTGCAGGAGATACCCAGCCACGAGTACCTGCGCATCCACGGCGTCAGCAACCTGCGCGCCGTGCGGGACGGGCTGCGGGTGCTCAGGGTGATCCTCGACGAGCGGTCCAACCGGCGTGCGCTGCGCGGCCGTACGCACGCGCCGACGCTCGCCTCGGCCGGTCCCGCCACCCCCGCGGCCCCCGTCGCCCCGGTCGTCCCGGTCCGGAGGAAGGCGTCTTGAGTGGTACCGACGCCCCTCTCACGATCTCCGTCGTGATCTGCGTCTACACCGAGGACCGCTGGGAGGACATCCTCGCGGCGGTCTCCTCGGTGCGGGCGCAGTCCCACCCGGCGCTCGAGACGCTGCTGGTCGTCGACCACAACGAGACGCTGCGGGAACGGCTGCTGAAGGAGTACGGGGAGAGCCCGGACGGGCAGGACGTGCGGGTGCTCGCCAACGCGGGCCCCCGCGGGCTGTCCGCCGGCCGCAACACCGGGATCGCCGCCTCGCGCGGCGAGGTGATCGCCTTCCTCGACGACGACGCCGTGGCCGAACGGGACTGGCTGCGGCATTTCGCCGAGGGATACGCCGATCCGGCGGTGGTCGCCGTCGGCGGGCGCACGGTGCCGGTCTGGGCGTCGGGGCGCCGGCCGGTCTGGTTCCCGGAGGAGTTCGACTGGGTGGTGGGCTGCACGTACCGGGGGCTGCCGCCCGGCCGGGTCCGGGTGCGCAACGTGCTCGGCGGCAACGCCTCCTTCCGACGGGAGGCGTTCGACGCGGCGGGCGGCTTCGCCACCGGCATCGGACGCGACGGCGACAAACGCCCGCTGGGCTGCGAGGAGACCGAGCTGTGCATCCGGCTCACCCGCGCCCGTCCCGACGCCGTGCTGCTGATCGACGACCGCGCGGTGATCCACCACCGGGTGCCCGAGGTCCGCGAGCACTTCGCCTACTTCCGCACCCGCGCCTACGCCGAGGGTCTGTCCAAGGCCCTGGTGGCCCGCAGTGTCGGCGCGGACAAGGGCCTGGAGTCCGAACGCCGGTACGCCACCCGGGTGCTGCCCGCCGGTGTGGTGCGCGGGCTGCGCGACGCCGTGCTGGCCCGGCCGGGCGGCGCGGGCCGGGCGGGCGCGATCGTCGCCGGGGTGCTCACCGCGGCGGGCGGCTACGCGGTGGGGAGCGTACGGGCGCGGCGGGGCGGGGTCGCCTTCTCCGTGGCGCCGGTCGGGCCGGCCGAGGGGGCCGCGCGTGGCTGAGACGTACGGGACGGACGCGCGGGTGCCGGTCCTGATGTACCACGCGGTCGCGGACGACCCGGACGAGGCGACCCGCGCCCTGTCGGTGACCCCGCGGGCGTTCGCCGAGCAGATGGCGGCGATCGCCGACCGGGGCCTCACCCCGGTCGGCACGGCGGAGCTGGCCGCCGCCTGGCGCCTGGGAGGTCCGCTGCCGAAGCGGCCGGTCCTCATCACCTTCGACGACGGCTACGAGGGCGTGCACCGGCACGCCCTGCCCGCCCTCGCCGAGCACGGCTTCCCGGCCACGCTGTTCGTCTCCACCGGCTGGCTGCGCGGTCCGTACGACACCGGGGGCGCCCTGGACACCATGCTCGACTGGGGCCAGGTACGTGAACTGGCCGCCGCCGGCGTGGAGATCGGCGGGCACAGCCACACCCACCCGCAGCTCGACCAGCTCGACGAGGAACGGCTGCGCTTCGAGCTGATCCACTGCAAGGAGATCGTCGCCGACCAGCTGGGCACCGTGCCCGCCTCCTTCGCCTACCCGTACGGCTACTCCGACCGCCGGGTGCGGCGGGCGGTGCGCGAGACGGGGTACGCGCAGGCGCTCGCCGTCGGCAACGGCCTGGCGCGCCGGGCGCAGGGGCCGTACGCCCTGCGCCGGGTCACCGTGCGCCGCTCGACGGGGACGGAGGAGTTCGCCCGGCTGCTCGACGGCCGCGCGATCGCCCGCACGTTCGCGCGGGACCGGGCCCTGACCAAGGGGTACGCCGTACTCCGCCGGGCGCGGCGGGTGCAGGGGCGGCTGCGCGAGCGGATGCCGGGGGCCGGCGCCTGAACCGCCGGCCGACCGGCCCTCGCGCACCGCACCCGTGCCGGGTGCGCCCGGGAAACCGGGTGCACGCGGCGGCCGGGTGCGCCCGGGAAACCGGGTGCACGCGGCGGCCGGGTGCCGGATCATGGCGGCATGTCCGTGAACCCGCACGACGCCCTGCCGATCCGGCTCAACGTCGACGACAGCGACTCCCCGTCCGATGTCGTCGACGCGCTGTTCCTCGGCCGTTTCGCGACGGGCGAGCAGCCCTTCGCGCACGCGGCGAACATCGACCGCGTGCGGTCCGGGGCGACCCTGCTGCCGCCCGGCGCGCGCGTGCTGCGGACCGCCCGCGACGACGACCGCAGCGCGATCCTGGCCGAGGGCGACGGCTGGACGCTGCTGGTCTCGCGCTGGAACCGGGGCGCCGACGTCACGGTGACGGCGACCTCCGCCGGCCTGGCCGAGCAGGTACTCGCCGACGCGACCGACGGCGCGGCGGACGAACCCGAGCCCCAGCCGGAGAACGTGACGATGGGCTTCTGGTACGTCTCCCCGCGCCGCGGCCCGCACCGCACCACCCGGCAGATCTCCGCGGGCACCTGGGAGGAGGTCCGGGCCAACTACACGGCGCCGGTCGCGGACGCGATGGACGGCCTGATGAAGACGACGCCCGAGGACATCGCGGGCCGCCTGCTGCTCCTGCACGGGCCGCCGGGCACCGGCAAGACCTCGGCGCTGCGCACCCTCGCCCGCTCCTGGCGGGACTGGTGCCAGGTCGACTGCGTCCTGGACCCGGAGCGGCTCTTCTCCGACGTCGGCTACCTGATGGACATCGCGATCGGCGAGGACGACTCGTCCGGCAAGGGCCGCTGGCGGCTGCTGCTGCTGGAGGACTGCGACGAGCTGATCCGCGGCGAGGCCAGGCACACCGCCGGGCAGGCCCTCTCCCGGCTGCTGAACCTGACGGACGGACTCCTGGGCCAGGGCCGCAACGTCCTGGTCGGCGTCACGACCAACGAGGACCTGGAACGCCTGCACCCCGCCGTCGTCCGTCCCGGCCGCTGCCTGGCCCGCATCGAGGTCGGACCGCTGACCCGACGGGAGGCGGTGAACTGGCTCGGCACCGAGGAGGGGATCGGCCGCGAGGGCGCCACGCTGGCGGAGCTGTACGCGCTGCGCCGGGGCACCTCACCGACGACGCTGCCGGAACCGCGGGACGGCGCGGAGGCCGGGCTCTACCTGTAGCTGCCTCGATCCGGTAGCTGCTTTGATGGGGATATGCCCCTGTTCGTCGGCACGTCGGGCTGGCAGTACCGGGACTGGCGGGACGTGCTCTACCCGCCCGGTCTGCCCGTACGGCTGTGGCTGGAGCGGTACGCGGCGGCCTTCGCCACGGTCGAGATCAACAACGCCTTCTACCGGCTGCCGTCCCGGGAGACGTTCGAGGCGTGGCGGGACCGGCTGCCGGCGGACTTCACGGTCGCGGTCAAGGCCAGCCGCTACCTCACCCACATCAAGCGCCTGCGGGAACCCGAGGAGCCCGTCGACCGCCTGATGACCCACGCGGCGGGCCTCGGCGACCGCCTCGGTCCGGTCCTGCTGCAACTGCCCCCGACCCTGCGGGCCGACCCGGCCCTCCTGGACACCTGCCTGGCCTGCTTCCCGCCCGGCACGCGGGTCGCGGTGGAACCCCGGCACGAGTCCTGGTGGACGCCCGAGGTCCGGGAGGTCCTGCTCTCCCGGGGCGCGGCCCTGTGCTGGGCGGACGTCCTGTCCCGCCCGGTGACCCCGCTGTGGCGCACCACCGACTGGGGCTACGTCCGCTTCCACCAGGGCCGGGCGGCGGCCTGGCCGCGCTACGGCCGCCGGTCACTGGCGACCTGGGTACGGCGTATCGGGGACACCTGGCCCCGGCAGGACGTCTACGCGTACTTCAACAACGACCCGAACGGTGCGGCGATCCGGGACGCACAGCTCTTCGCGAGACTGGCCCGCGCGTCAAACCTGACGGTCACCCGAACGCCCTGAGGGGCACGGGGCTGAGACATGTGCGGCTCCGCCGCGTGCGCGCGACCAGCCCCAACGCACCCACAGCCGGCGACCGGCCGAAACCACAACGGCGCTCACCCCCGATAGACCGCCCGCACCGCGTCCCGCACCGCGGCCACCGCGTCCTCCTCCCCCGCCCCGAGCCGCCGAGCCCGCTCGGCATACCCCTGGGCCGCGGAGGCCAGCTCCCGCTCCGCCGCCGCCCCCGCGGCAGCGACGAACGTCCCGTTGCGCCCCCGCGTCTCGATCACCCCGTCCCCTTCCAGCGCCCGGTACGCCTTGGCGACCGTGTTCGCGGCGAGCCCGAGGGACTCGGCCAGGCCGCGCACGGTCGGCAGCCGGTAGCCGACCGGCAGCGCCCCCGACCGCGCCTGTTCGGAGATCTGCGCCCGCACCTGCTCGTAGGGCGGGGTGCCGTCATCGATGTGGATCTGCAAGGTCACCCGGCGATTGTCCCGTACCCCCGGGGGCCCGGAAAATGGGAGGCACCCGGCGGCCCTCCCGCCGTAGCGTGCGCCCACATGACCGTACTCGTACGCGACCTGCGTCCCGACGATCCGGCCGACGTCGCCGCCTTCGCGCATGTCCGGCACCTCGCCCTGCCGTACCTCCTGTGGACGCCCGAGGCCGTCGTCCACCATCTCGTCCGCGCCCGCCCGCAGACCCGGAGCCGGTCCCTCGTCGTGGAGGAGGACGGGGAGACGATCGGCACGGCGCAGCTCGGGCTGGTCCACGACAGTCCGGAGCCGGGTCAGGCGTACCTCAACGTCTACGTCCGTCCGGACAGGGTCCGCCGCGGTGCCGGCGGGCTGCTGGTGCGCACGTCCGAGGAGTACCTCGGCACGGAGGGGGCGACGAAGCTGTTCGCGTGGGTGCTGGACGAGCCCGCGAACCTCGCCTTCGCCCAACGGCACGGCTACCAGGGGCGACGCGCCGCCCACTTCCTCCGGCTGGACCTGGCCAACGCCGCCCTGCCGGACCCACCGGCCGCACCACCCGGCGTCGAACTCGGCACCGCCGCCGACTTCGCCGACGATCCCCGCCCCTTGTTCGAACTGGACGCGGAGCTGGTGGCGGACGAACCGAGCGACGTCGCCGTCGAGTTCACGGACTACGAAGCGTGGCTCGCGGAGACCTGGCGGCACCCGCTGCTGAACCGCGAGCTGACCACGGTCGCGGTCGTCGACGGCCGCCCCGCCGCCTTCAGCGTGGCCCACACGGACGGCGGCACCCGCTATTCGACCGCCATGACCGGCACGGTCCGGGCGCACCGCGGCCGGGGCCTGGCCAAGCTCACCAAGACCGACTCGCTGCGCCGCGCCCGCGCCGCCGGGTACACGGAGGCGTTCACCGGCAACGACACGGACAACGGCCCGATGCTCGCCGTCAACAAGTGGCTCGGGTACGAGGTCTGCGGGACGGAGGTGCGCCATGTCCGCGAACTCGGCTGAGGCAGTGGCGGAGGTGGACGTCGTCCTGGTCAAGGCGGGCCGTACGAAGATCCGGTACACGGGCGTGCTGCTGCACGACGACGGCACCCGTCTCGCCGTCCGCTGCCCCTGGGCCGGTGCGGGCGTCCGCGACTTCGGCTTCGTGCGCTTCGAGGCCGGCGACGTCTTCACCGAACACTACTGGCGTGACCGGTGGTACTCGGTGAAGGAGGTCCGGACGGCGGCCGGGGCGCTGAAGGGCTGGTACTGCGACATCGCCCGCCCCGCCGTGTTCGACGGCATCGAGCTGGTCGTCGAGGACCTCGACCTCGACCTGTGGCGCTCCGCGGACGGCACGGACGTACGGCGCCTCGACGAGGACGAGTTCGCCCGGAGCGGCCTGCTGGAGCGCGACCCCGAGTCCGCCGCCGCCGCCGTGGCCGCACTGGACGAACTGGAGCGGCTGGCCCGCGGGGAGGACTTCACCGACCTGCTGGCGTGACCTCTGTCGGCTCACCCGGGTGTCACCACCACCGCGTACCGCTCGTCCGCCACCGCCCTGCCCCA carries:
- a CDS encoding ABC transporter permease codes for the protein MSTVAYDLAHDGTAMLGRQLRRLRNNPGLLILTQTMPVTMLLFFGYVFGSALAMPGEEYRAFLVPGLLVATAANGLMTGMFQAAQDTHRGVTDRLRTLPVSRAAVPLGQAVADLLVTAAGMVPFLLAGLAVGWRMEGSALGAAGAVGLLLLFRFATTWIGVFLGLLTRDEEAAGQLGGATFILPLLSNAYIPAEGLPGWLRTVAEWNPISAVTTALRDLFGNAPVPEGAAWPVAHPVAGSLAWCAVLLAVFVPLAVRRYARGEG
- a CDS encoding anti-sigma factor — translated: MNRFGRRPRRGGLHSLAAPYALDALEGAERVRFERHLEACDRCAAEVRALSEDAVRLAWSTAVPAPAALRDRVLAAVRTTAQEPAPGRGPVRRPPSHVRGGGSAPERSRPPRPRPLSVPFATVTAAAALVVAALFAVQADRTRGELDTARDRAREIAHVLAAPDARATGGEDDRGRSVGVVASASEGRAVVTLSGYGEPSGGRVHQLWLVRPGAQPRSLGLPDDDTPLVASGLDRSATSLAVTVEPGGGSDRPTSRPVAQLTLESVGFGE
- a CDS encoding sigma-70 family RNA polymerase sigma factor, which translates into the protein MEADELLTLVADGDQKAFEDLYGLVSGPVFGLVRRVVRDPAQSEEVAQEVLLELWRSAARFDPRRGSALSWILTVAHRRAVDRVRSARAAGERERREARRAHHPAFDQVAEEVEAGLEREWVRRCLDRLTALQRQSVTLAYYDGYTYREVAERLSLPLGTVKTRMRDGLGRLRDCLGGAA
- a CDS encoding serine/threonine-protein kinase encodes the protein MSARDFEGAPVSQEPGSERVIAGRYRLLSPLGEGGMGTVWRARDEVLHREVAVKEVRAPAGLPESDVRRMYARLEREAWAAARVAHHNVVTVYDVATDGGRPWIVMELVRGLSLADRLEAQGPLEPHRAAAVGAEVLAALRTAHAAGVLHRDVKPANVLLANDGRVVLTDFGIAMVEGSSALTMTGEVVGSPEFLAPERALGRTPGPESDLWSLGVLLYAAVEGASPFRQDTPLSTLRAVVDEELPPPHRAGPLTPVIEGLLRKDPAERLPAERAERDLRTVAAGGAVGGAGDTRTGAVPAGAYAPTVAAFPEPGAASTPRAPLPSTTPDTAGTAPAGPGGRDRRARAVLVLGLAVLVLALAGLTYALLDRSGGGGGTEGSGGSPGPGASTLAPSPAESGTEPTAPASSASHSRRSSPPPQSVRVSVAGAHTEYEGSCPPPHDRAPAFTATFTVERLPAQVGYRWVTEDGSVSDPGWRTLSFPAGGERSRQDTVVVTTDGASGAFEGAVRVEVREPVEATSNAVAFSVTCAAETEPGTETPTGGASPSSSSSSSPSASARGGP
- a CDS encoding SGNH/GDSL hydrolase family protein, coding for MRRSRLVGILSSLLLAAGTALTGAATAEAAQHAAAEGYVALGDSYASGVGAGSYIGSSGDCKRSTKAHPYLWAAANTPSSFDFTACSGARTGDVLAGQLGPLSTTTGLVSISVGGNDAGFGDVMTACVLQSDSSCLSRIATAKAYVDSTLPGNLDNVYSAIRDRAPNAHVVVIGYPRFYRLGTSCIGLSETKRKAINDAADHLNTAIAKRAADHGFTFGDVRPTFTGHEICSGSSWLHSVNWLNIGESYHPTAAGQSGGYLPVLNGAA
- a CDS encoding glycosyltransferase family 2 protein, with protein sequence MSSVLQPASTGNDPSSDPSPAEKYRPVSSHLAIAPPVSVVIPAMNEAENLPYVFKTLPDWIHEVVLVDGNSTDDTVRVARELWPDVKVVEQRGKGKGDALITGFEACTGDIIVMVDADGSADGQEIVSYVSALVSGADFAKGSRFANGGGTDDMTFIRKLGNRALCAVVNRKFGARYTDLCYGYNAFWRHCLDKIDLDCTGFEVETLMNIRVVKAGLKVQEIPSHEYLRIHGVSNLRAVRDGLRVLRVILDERSNRRALRGRTHAPTLASAGPATPAAPVAPVVPVRRKAS
- a CDS encoding glycosyltransferase family 2 protein; translated protein: MSGTDAPLTISVVICVYTEDRWEDILAAVSSVRAQSHPALETLLVVDHNETLRERLLKEYGESPDGQDVRVLANAGPRGLSAGRNTGIAASRGEVIAFLDDDAVAERDWLRHFAEGYADPAVVAVGGRTVPVWASGRRPVWFPEEFDWVVGCTYRGLPPGRVRVRNVLGGNASFRREAFDAAGGFATGIGRDGDKRPLGCEETELCIRLTRARPDAVLLIDDRAVIHHRVPEVREHFAYFRTRAYAEGLSKALVARSVGADKGLESERRYATRVLPAGVVRGLRDAVLARPGGAGRAGAIVAGVLTAAGGYAVGSVRARRGGVAFSVAPVGPAEGAARG
- a CDS encoding polysaccharide deacetylase family protein, coding for MYHAVADDPDEATRALSVTPRAFAEQMAAIADRGLTPVGTAELAAAWRLGGPLPKRPVLITFDDGYEGVHRHALPALAEHGFPATLFVSTGWLRGPYDTGGALDTMLDWGQVRELAAAGVEIGGHSHTHPQLDQLDEERLRFELIHCKEIVADQLGTVPASFAYPYGYSDRRVRRAVRETGYAQALAVGNGLARRAQGPYALRRVTVRRSTGTEEFARLLDGRAIARTFARDRALTKGYAVLRRARRVQGRLRERMPGAGA
- a CDS encoding DUF5925 domain-containing protein; this translates as MSVNPHDALPIRLNVDDSDSPSDVVDALFLGRFATGEQPFAHAANIDRVRSGATLLPPGARVLRTARDDDRSAILAEGDGWTLLVSRWNRGADVTVTATSAGLAEQVLADATDGAADEPEPQPENVTMGFWYVSPRRGPHRTTRQISAGTWEEVRANYTAPVADAMDGLMKTTPEDIAGRLLLLHGPPGTGKTSALRTLARSWRDWCQVDCVLDPERLFSDVGYLMDIAIGEDDSSGKGRWRLLLLEDCDELIRGEARHTAGQALSRLLNLTDGLLGQGRNVLVGVTTNEDLERLHPAVVRPGRCLARIEVGPLTRREAVNWLGTEEGIGREGATLAELYALRRGTSPTTLPEPRDGAEAGLYL